CCCATCCATGAGCTGATTTACGATATGAAGATCATCACCACAGACCCGAACCCAGATGTGAAGAAGCAAATTATCCGGGAACTAAACTTTAACAAAGATTGCGCCTCGGAACATATATGTCTCTACTATGGTGCGTTTATGGATAAGTCGACCGGTACGATCTCTATCGCGATGGAGTTCTGTGAAGGAGGTAGTTTggatagtatatataaggAAGTTAAAAAGCTCGGTGGACGGACAGGTGAAAAGGTGCTTGGAAAAGTGGCAGAAGGAGTTTTGAATGGATTGACATATCTCCATGGCAGGAAGATTATCCATCGAGGTATGCTTACTTTGTCAAATCTCTCTCGAGGTTGTTAACGTTGGTGCAGATATCAAACCATCCAATATTCTTCTTTGTCGGAACGGCCAGGTGAAGCTCTGCGATTTTGGAGTCAGCGGAGAGTTCGGCACCAAGGGCGACGCAAATACATTCATCGGCACTTCATATTACATGGCACCAGAGAGGATCACAGGGCAATCATATACCATCACATCCGATGTCTGGTCACTCGGCGTGACCCTGCTGGAGGTTGCCCAACATCGGTTCCCATTCCCTGCCGACGGAACGGAGATGCAGCCTCGTGCTGGTTTGATTGACTTGTTGACATATATTGTACGGCAACCGATCCCAAAACTGAAAGATGAGCCGGAAAATGGTATCCGCTGGTCGAATAACTTCAAATACTTTATTGAATGCTGGTATGTTAATGCTCATGTACTCCGAATTTGAACTATGCTGATTAGCAATAGCCTCGAGAAAGAGCCACCACGAAGAGCGACACCATGGCGGATGCTGGAACATCCGTGGGTATTGGACATGAAGAATAAAAAGGTGAACATGGCAAACTTTTTGAAGCAGGTGTGGGATTGGAACGAATGAACTCTCCTATGCCCTCGACTTCGAACTTCTATAATACATCGCGATATCTTTTACATATAGCGGTCTTTTTTGACACAATGGTCCTCTGACGCTTACAAGTGGCTGGTCCCCATTTTGACCAGGTTGTCAAAAAAGCATACGATTTTATTTGTGACTACGACGCTCCTTTTGTTTTACCTACCTGCACgcttatttttttttggatTTACGGAGTCGGAAATCATCATTGCCGCATGACCATGTCTGTCTTTCCTTGATATCACCTCTCGCATCAGCGTTGCCTCCGACCTTTCCAGTCTCGGTTTCTCCCATCCAGCCGTCATTACCCCTTCAGCAACCGTCTTAGTTCTATCGTTGCCTGACCTGGTTCAGTCTTGTGGTGTTTTTTTCTCCAGTCCTTGTGTTCGGGGACGGCGTGGTTTTGTCTTTATCTTTTGGTTCACGTTTCCTGGATGGATACAAGCAACTCTGCCCCGGCCGTCGACGACTATGTCCCGCTTGAGCAAATATATACAGGCATCTGCATATAAGTTGATGGAATTATCTGGTGCTTACAGAGAGTGGAAAGAGAGTACATTGAATATGATTTAGGATGTACAAGCACTGAACTGTTATTTGAGAAGGAATATAACTTCTGTAtctttgatgatttgatATTTGCTCTCAAGTAAAGAGCCCTGAGAATGAATATACCAGATAAATAGATCCGTAGAACAAAATGATATCATAACTTCATCTCTCGCTATCTCTTCGTGTGCCAATAATAAAATGATAATAACCTCAACTCTAGACCAACAGAgggaagaagcaaaagggggggggggaagagAACTAAGAGTACAATTGCCTACTGCGTATTATTCATATTAACTGGCTGCGCACCCAAAACCCAGCCAATCCCACTCGCCAACCCCCCGGTGACCATATTACTCACAACATCTCGTTTCCTCACTCGCCCGGCTTCACCGTCATCGAGACCATTCGCATCATCACCCTCGATATCGCCATCAACGAACGACATagaagatgaagcagaagcagacaCAGCAGCCGAGGGACTGAGCGTCCCGCTAAGTGGAAACGAGGAATTAACGTTCTTATGCAATGCCCTTGCGGCGCCGCGCGCGACTTCGAAGAGCCCCATGGGTGCTTCGTCGGAGTCGAGGCGGTTATGGTGTGCGGCCCGCGCTGCGCGACGGGCATGCTGCTGTTTTGTTTCGAAGGCATCTTGCTCTGTGTCTGTTTGGTTGAAACCACCGGGGAGGAAAGACGGAGCTGTGCTGGTGTTGTCGCCTTTTGTGTCCCAagcgtcttcttcttctgattcgcgggcgcggaggagggagagttCCTCGTCGGCTCGACGCCAGGTGCCGAGAATTTCTGGGAGGGGTTCCGGGCTTGGAGCTaggatgagggagagagagaggagttCCATGCGTTGGGATATGTTGGTAATTTGGGCgtggagggttggaggagtggctgatggggatggtgttGGGCGGTAGCGACCAGCGTTGTAGACGGCACGCCAGGTGATGTCGTCTTTTATGGTGGAGGGAGTTTTGATAGTGGATGCGGGAGAGGTTTGGGGTGTAAGACGGGTAAGGATGTAGGAGTAGGCGGTACCAAAGTCGTTCGAGGAAAGGGCAGACGAGATGGCGAGCGACATGATACGCCGTTCAGCAGTGACGAGGGAATCTTCTCGGGAGAGGACTGGCCGGCGTGAGTAGTGTGAATGTGAGTCGGTATCGTCAACGGGACGTGAGGAAAAGCCGGCTAAGACTAGATTTCGACCGATGCTGAGGAGGTCGTCCAGTTTTGCGTAGCTTCTGGGGTTTTGATCAAGTATCTTTTCAATCAAAGCGAGCGGATCCTGATGGACGCGAATGCTGACGGGCTGGAACGGGACGCCATGCTGGAGCGTTAAGGAGTAAAATGATAGAGCATGTGTTGCAGAAAttagggcttgggcttgtctCAAGGATGTAGAATCTGGAAAGTGTGGTTGGAATGCTTGAAGGCTATAGGCCCATTAGTTACTGAGAGGTTTAATCGGCATATAACAGCAACTTACATTTCGTATGCCCGTTGCATTTTACCCCGTGTTCTATTACCATTGCTGGCGTTGTCGTATGCAGCGAACACAGATTCCTTGACCGCCTCTTCCACTTGTGCCGCGGACAACGCAGACCTAAACCTGGTGTAGATTTCGACAGCTAGATCGTACTCTGTGGTCTGTTAGCTCTACGTTCGGAATAAGTAAGGGGATATCGGGGTTGTACCTCTGACCTCAAGCAAAACCTTTAAGATCTCTGCTTCCAGGACCTCCGGTGGGACCCTATAAAAGAGGCCGTGGCAGCTAGAATCATTGTCGGATGGCTTCCCCGCCTCTGATTTCCAATCCCGCAGCCATAATAGCTTTTTACGAACTGCTCTCCAATCTTGTCCAGATTTCCCTTGTGCAATAGATGCCATCACACTGCGCAGTTCATAGAGCTGCATGTCTTCGTTACTGTGTAGGCAGATATTGGTCGCTGTCCTACATGGAACGGAATGCCCTAGCTCTTCCAGGGTGCGCAGCGACAGTAGAAGGCCACTGAGGAACGAAatcgacgacggcgagggaCACGTTAGCGGATTTGTAGGGATAAGGAGAGCATTCTGAAACAACGTTGCTCTCGATGCCGACTGGATTGGGCTAGCATCAAACTCCACGGTGGGAAGATCTGAGCAACTGGATGCTGTGAAAGAGGAACCCTCCAGGCCCAAGAGGCTCCCAACCCGTTCCAAAACACGGATGGATCCTTCCAGAGAAGCTTCAGAATTTTGGTAGATAACAGCGAGTCCTGTTTGTGCATATCGATAAcgcagctgctccagctg
This sequence is a window from Aspergillus puulaauensis MK2 DNA, chromosome 6, nearly complete sequence. Protein-coding genes within it:
- the MKK1 gene encoding protein kinase C signaling pathway involved MAPKK protein (COG:T;~EggNog:ENOG410PGDC;~InterPro:IPR017441,IPR008271,IPR000719,IPR011009;~PFAM:PF07714,PF00069;~go_function: GO:0004672 - protein kinase activity [Evidence IEA];~go_function: GO:0005524 - ATP binding [Evidence IEA];~go_process: GO:0006468 - protein phosphorylation [Evidence IEA]) → MSSSPVPLLKAPVPGNRGNPNSPRPPKLTLGIPPSATSRPVAGNGVPAASDAPQPQRPSGRPPPPQLRLATPMGSTQDVPPQRNARPMPPPLATTGLNDSNDRSRSGSFTHLDGKGSGPASASSSNYSTLSFAMGLRQPHGGTPDPSSAISSVYSDREGGVQMERDNSVNGLIPDLDKLSLEKGRALDVEDLDDQGWLAASEQKKIVELGSLGEGAGGAVTRCKLKDGKTVFALKIITTDPNPDVKKQIIRELNFNKDCASEHICLYYGAFMDKSTGTISIAMEFCEGGSLDSIYKEVKKLGGRTGEKVLGKVAEGVLNGLTYLHGRKIIHRDIKPSNILLCRNGQVKLCDFGVSGEFGTKGDANTFIGTSYYMAPERITGQSYTITSDVWSLGVTLLEVAQHRFPFPADGTEMQPRAGLIDLLTYIVRQPIPKLKDEPENGIRWSNNFKYFIECCLEKEPPRRATPWRMLEHPWVLDMKNKKVNMANFLKQVWDWNE
- a CDS encoding secretory pathway Sec39 family protein (COG:U;~EggNog:ENOG410PM9V;~InterPro:IPR013244;~PFAM:PF08314;~go_process: GO:0006890 - retrograde vesicle-mediated transport, Golgi to endoplasmic reticulum [Evidence IEA]) translates to MWHVHPRYHHQHAGCHEYLTFIAEALNCNAMADSTRLSGAHAILLAAHLCATGNPSSLPQLRSRFPTILTIERLLRIVLTFLPESTEPRTYVSVIQTLVSESVCRSDSHDVDPSPVQELSEEAARKRVRKIRLLPLKYPGDGDSQDSADLLTLFLIHRAHRIDSETSLQPLVLDLLLPFYQQSPAIQTWLVSCLLPLLRLNYEYYPHQDISCSVETLESLDDQTATNILLSMAGTRKNDTDLIQNLRGLVGPWMYGSNRPRRQRSRQLARRNSIPLSQTNVHDLETSAWEYVNEWLLSRSLVDVEAVSNAFVNWDGPEDVDFGGYVGEYERLPSDQLEQLRYRYAQTGLAVIYQNSEASLEGSIRVLERVGSLLGLEGSSFTASSCSDLPTVEFDASPIQSASRATLFQNALLIPTNPLTCPSPSSISFLSGLLLSLRTLEELGHSVPCRTATNICLHSNEDMQLYELRSVMASIAQGKSGQDWRAVRKKLLWLRDWKSEAGKPSDNDSSCHGLFYRVPPEVLEAEILKVLLEVREYDLAVEIYTRFRSALSAAQVEEAVKESVFAAYDNASNGNRTRGKMQRAYEILQAFQPHFPDSTSLRQAQALISATHALSFYSLTLQHGVPFQPVSIRVHQDPLALIEKILDQNPRSYAKLDDLLSIGRNLVLAGFSSRPVDDTDSHSHYSRRPVLSREDSLVTAERRIMSLAISSALSSNDFGTAYSYILTRLTPQTSPASTIKTPSTIKDDITWRAVYNAGRYRPTPSPSATPPTLHAQITNISQRMELLSLSLILAPSPEPLPEILGTWRRADEELSLLRARESEEEDAWDTKGDNTSTAPSFLPGGFNQTDTEQDAFETKQQHARRAARAAHHNRLDSDEAPMGLFEVARGAARALHKNVNSSFPLSGTLSPSAAVSASASSSMSFVDGDIEGDDANGLDDGEAGRVRKRDVVSNMVTGGLASGIGWVLGAQPVNMNNTQ